The Niallia alba genome includes a window with the following:
- the xylB gene encoding xylulokinase, with product MSYVIGIDLGTSSLKGLLVDKEGNVLITKSSEYELLTPQPKFSEQNPNVWIEALDIVLKEIIEAFPEAASKTEGISFSGQMHSLVLLDENGAPLRNAILWNDVRTSKQCQNIMDKAGQEVIHITKNKALEGFTLPKLLWVKENEPTIWEHAKHFLLPKDYLGFYLTGNKQMEYSDAAGTLLLNVEEKVWSESIAELFELPLSIFPKLVESSEQIGIIKKELAEKFGFTTDIAVFSGGADNACAAVGAGIVEEGMGLASIGTSGVFLSYEPDGQQDYEGKVHYFNHAIKNSFYSMGVTLSAGYSLNWFKNTFAADKSYDQLLSNMDNVAIGSDGLLFTPYIMGERTPYTDSQIRGSFIGMDTRHTLDNFARAVVEGITFSLNDSKILMEENANKQFTRIVSVGGGAKNSDWLQIQADVFNAPVVNLTVEQGPGLGAAMIAAVGLSWFPTMNECVDKFVHYKEEFLPNPENVKKYKKVYEIYKGVYAATKETTHKLHALND from the coding sequence ATGTCATATGTAATTGGAATTGATTTAGGGACTAGTTCATTAAAAGGCTTACTAGTGGATAAAGAAGGAAATGTGCTTATAACAAAAAGCTCTGAATACGAGCTTTTAACTCCACAGCCAAAGTTTAGTGAGCAAAATCCTAATGTTTGGATTGAAGCATTAGATATTGTGCTAAAAGAAATTATTGAAGCGTTTCCAGAAGCAGCGTCCAAGACGGAAGGGATTAGCTTTTCTGGACAGATGCATAGCTTAGTTTTATTAGATGAAAATGGAGCACCGCTAAGAAACGCCATTTTGTGGAATGATGTAAGAACAAGTAAGCAATGTCAAAATATAATGGATAAAGCAGGACAGGAAGTTATTCACATCACGAAGAATAAAGCGTTAGAAGGCTTTACTTTGCCTAAACTGCTATGGGTAAAAGAAAATGAACCGACTATATGGGAACATGCTAAGCACTTCCTATTACCTAAAGATTATTTAGGTTTCTATTTAACCGGCAATAAGCAAATGGAGTATTCAGATGCTGCAGGAACATTATTACTAAATGTAGAAGAAAAGGTTTGGAGCGAATCAATTGCTGAATTATTTGAGCTACCGCTATCCATTTTCCCTAAGCTTGTAGAGTCCTCTGAGCAGATAGGCATAATCAAAAAAGAGCTTGCAGAGAAGTTTGGGTTTACAACCGACATTGCTGTTTTTTCAGGTGGTGCTGATAACGCTTGTGCAGCAGTAGGCGCTGGGATCGTAGAAGAAGGGATGGGATTAGCTAGTATCGGGACATCTGGTGTATTCCTTTCTTATGAACCAGATGGACAACAGGATTACGAAGGGAAAGTTCATTATTTCAATCATGCGATAAAGAACAGTTTTTATTCTATGGGTGTAACATTATCTGCTGGATATAGTTTAAACTGGTTTAAAAATACATTTGCCGCAGATAAAAGCTATGACCAGCTTCTTTCTAATATGGATAATGTAGCAATTGGTTCGGATGGTTTATTGTTTACTCCTTATATTATGGGAGAAAGAACACCATATACAGATAGCCAAATTAGAGGAAGCTTTATCGGAATGGATACAAGACATACATTAGATAATTTTGCCCGCGCTGTTGTAGAAGGAATCACTTTTTCGTTGAATGATAGTAAGATTCTTATGGAGGAAAATGCGAATAAGCAGTTTACTCGTATTGTCTCTGTAGGGGGAGGAGCGAAAAATAGTGATTGGCTCCAAATACAAGCTGACGTTTTTAATGCACCAGTGGTTAATTTGACAGTGGAACAAGGACCAGGATTAGGAGCAGCTATGATTGCAGCAGTTGGATTAAGCTGGTTTCCAACGATGAATGAATGTGTAGATAAATTTGTCCACTATAAAGAAGAGTTTTTACCAAATCCTGAAAATGTAAAGAAATATAAAAAGGTATATGAGATTTATAAAGGAGTATATGCTGCAACAAAAGAAACTACCCATAAACTCCATGCACTAAATGACTAA
- the sspI gene encoding small acid-soluble spore protein SspI, with protein sequence MNLNLRNAIIHNVAGNSQDELKDTIVDAIQNGEEKMLPGLGVLFEVIWKNSSEEDKTEMLQTLENGLK encoded by the coding sequence ATGAATTTAAATTTACGAAATGCGATCATCCATAATGTAGCTGGCAATTCTCAGGATGAATTAAAGGATACAATCGTGGATGCTATCCAAAATGGGGAAGAAAAAATGTTGCCTGGCTTAGGCGTTTTATTTGAAGTAATTTGGAAGAATTCATCGGAAGAGGATAAAACAGAAATGCTGCAAACATTAGAAAATGGTTTAAAATGA
- a CDS encoding sigma-w pathway protein ysdB, which translates to MKWLLLFVLLAFLFYGLFRFASFLTNPQRRLAFAQKRGTFYLFDNKDNIRMNLLLTYKGHLLEGEKYATAKEVDHILLFPANPYNTKLSKQDKTYIEQSLLSIYPKARIEWTRFKEV; encoded by the coding sequence ATGAAATGGCTTTTGTTATTTGTTCTACTCGCTTTTCTTTTTTACGGGTTGTTTCGATTCGCTTCATTCCTAACAAATCCACAGCGAAGACTAGCATTCGCGCAAAAGCGTGGAACATTTTATTTGTTTGATAATAAGGATAATATTAGAATGAACCTCTTACTAACCTATAAAGGACATTTGCTGGAAGGGGAAAAATACGCTACAGCAAAAGAGGTTGATCACATCTTACTATTCCCCGCTAATCCATATAATACAAAGTTGTCAAAACAAGACAAAACCTATATAGAACAGTCACTATTGTCTATATATCCAAAGGCTAGAATTGAATGGACACGATTTAAAGAGGTATAA
- a CDS encoding M42 family metallopeptidase has protein sequence MVKLDETLTMLKDLTDAKGIPGNEKEPREVMKKYIAEYADEVTTDNLGSLIAKKVGQENGPKIMVAGHLDEVGFMITRIDDKGFLYFQTVGGWWSQVMLAQRVTIVTSKGEITGITGSKPPHVLSPEARKKPIDIKDIFIDIGASSKEEAMEWGVKPGDMVVPYFEFTVMNNEKMLLAKAWDNRIGCAIAIDILKNLQGSNHPNIVYGVGTVQEEVGLRGAKTAANYIEPDIGFGVDVGIAGDTPGVTEKEALSKMGKGPQIILYDASMVAHKGLRDLVTDTADELNIPYQFDSVPGGGTDSGSIHLTHKGVPSLSITIATRYIHSHAAMLHRDDYENAVKLIVEVIKKLDRETVDGLTFS, from the coding sequence ATGGTAAAATTAGATGAAACATTAACGATGCTGAAAGATCTTACTGATGCAAAAGGCATACCAGGAAATGAAAAAGAACCAAGAGAAGTAATGAAAAAGTACATAGCAGAATATGCAGATGAAGTAACTACAGATAATTTAGGAAGTTTAATTGCCAAGAAAGTTGGGCAAGAAAATGGGCCGAAAATAATGGTTGCAGGTCATCTTGATGAAGTTGGATTTATGATAACTCGTATTGATGATAAAGGCTTTTTATATTTTCAAACAGTTGGTGGCTGGTGGTCTCAAGTGATGCTTGCTCAACGAGTAACGATTGTTACAAGTAAAGGCGAAATTACTGGGATTACAGGTTCAAAACCGCCACATGTATTAAGTCCTGAAGCAAGAAAGAAACCAATAGACATTAAAGATATTTTTATTGATATCGGTGCATCTTCTAAAGAAGAAGCAATGGAATGGGGTGTAAAACCAGGCGATATGGTTGTTCCATACTTCGAATTCACAGTGATGAATAATGAGAAAATGCTTCTTGCGAAGGCTTGGGATAACCGTATTGGCTGTGCCATCGCAATTGATATATTAAAGAATTTACAAGGCAGCAATCATCCTAATATTGTTTATGGTGTTGGAACTGTTCAAGAAGAGGTTGGTCTTCGCGGCGCAAAAACAGCGGCGAACTACATTGAGCCGGATATTGGTTTCGGAGTAGACGTTGGTATTGCAGGAGATACACCAGGAGTGACAGAAAAAGAAGCGCTAAGTAAGATGGGCAAAGGTCCACAAATTATCTTATATGATGCTTCTATGGTTGCTCATAAAGGATTGCGTGATCTTGTTACAGATACTGCGGACGAGTTAAACATTCCTTATCAATTTGATAGCGTGCCAGGAGGGGGAACAGACTCCGGTTCGATTCATTTAACACATAAAGGTGTTCCATCGTTATCAATTACCATTGCAACACGTTATATTCACTCACACGCTGCAATGCTTCATCGTGACGACTATGAAAATGCGGTAAAATTAATTGTAGAAGTTATTAAGAAATTAGATCGTGAAACAGTAGATGGATTAACATTTTCATAG
- a CDS encoding TrmH family RNA methyltransferase, which produces MKHILSVKNPQVKEWKKRLTKKEREKTGTFLVEGFHLVEEAFKAEAIIDLIISEEIDVPSWDYGDIPITIVTKEIIKELSDTETPQGIFALCRQLDYPEILSTAQTFIAIDQVQDPGNMGTIIRTADAAGVDAVIIGEGTVDIYNPKVVRSGQGSHFHLPIVKTNLSAFIDALKERHIPVYGTALENGRNYREIEKTDTFCLILGNEGSGVSKQVLSKTDTNLYIPIHGKSESLNVAVAAGILMYYFK; this is translated from the coding sequence GTGAAGCACATACTTTCAGTGAAAAATCCACAAGTTAAAGAATGGAAGAAAAGGTTAACGAAAAAAGAAAGAGAGAAGACAGGAACGTTCTTGGTAGAAGGTTTCCACTTAGTGGAAGAGGCTTTTAAAGCAGAGGCTATTATCGATTTAATTATTTCAGAAGAAATCGATGTACCTTCTTGGGATTACGGAGATATACCAATAACGATTGTAACGAAAGAAATTATTAAGGAATTATCGGATACGGAAACGCCACAAGGAATTTTTGCTTTATGCAGACAACTTGATTATCCAGAAATCTTGTCTACGGCCCAAACCTTTATTGCGATTGATCAAGTACAAGACCCTGGTAACATGGGAACCATTATCCGAACAGCAGATGCAGCAGGGGTGGATGCTGTTATAATTGGAGAAGGGACAGTAGATATTTACAACCCGAAAGTAGTCCGATCAGGGCAAGGCAGCCATTTTCACCTGCCTATTGTAAAAACAAATTTGTCTGCCTTTATTGATGCTTTAAAAGAAAGACATATTCCTGTTTATGGAACAGCCCTTGAAAATGGTAGAAACTATCGAGAAATAGAAAAGACAGATACTTTTTGTTTAATCTTGGGCAATGAGGGTAGTGGTGTAAGCAAACAAGTATTAAGCAAGACAGATACTAATTTGTATATACCAATCCATGGAAAAAGCGAATCCCTAAACGTCGCTGTTGCAGCAGGAATTTTAATGTATTATTTTAAATAG
- a CDS encoding ROK family protein — protein sequence MVTDKYVIREQNASLVMEQIVQHAPISRASLSSNIGLNKATVSDITKKLLEDKLIEEIGIGASSHSGGRKPILLQLNNKAGLSIAIELGYDFISTMVTYLDGEVVFYNKERGTFITKENVLSHIASIIDKYEKISNLTTYGIIGIGIAIHGIVNDNNILFTPYYDLDKIELYEELTKLYPYPIHIENEANLTAIGESTFSTEFNNLISLSIHSGIGAGIIIDGQLFTGLDGRAGEVGHSILYPNGKSCPCGNKGCLEQYCSDKVLLEQLKDRKQLSDVTPDLLAELYYAHDSIVLEIVQQHCYNLSKGINNIMTFFAPKVIFMNSSVIRRIPEILSLISDNLESSFNKDIIIENSSLGSKASLFGATALNIRNFLNISHLKIMNAE from the coding sequence ATGGTCACAGATAAATATGTAATTAGAGAACAAAATGCTTCTCTTGTAATGGAGCAAATTGTTCAACATGCCCCGATTTCTCGAGCGAGCCTCTCATCCAATATTGGTTTAAATAAAGCAACCGTTTCTGATATAACAAAGAAGTTACTCGAGGATAAACTTATTGAAGAAATCGGAATCGGAGCAAGTAGCCATTCTGGTGGAAGAAAACCTATTCTTCTACAATTAAATAATAAAGCAGGTCTGTCGATTGCCATCGAGCTTGGCTATGACTTCATTTCAACAATGGTTACTTATTTAGACGGAGAAGTGGTTTTCTATAATAAAGAAAGAGGTACATTTATCACAAAAGAGAATGTCCTTTCCCATATTGCTAGTATTATTGATAAATATGAGAAAATAAGCAATCTGACAACGTATGGTATTATCGGAATTGGCATTGCCATTCATGGTATTGTCAACGACAACAATATCTTATTTACACCCTATTATGATTTAGACAAAATAGAACTTTATGAAGAATTGACGAAACTGTATCCTTATCCTATTCATATTGAAAACGAAGCAAATTTAACAGCAATAGGAGAGTCTACTTTTTCAACGGAATTTAATAACCTAATTAGTTTAAGTATTCACAGCGGGATTGGCGCAGGAATTATTATTGATGGTCAATTGTTCACAGGTTTAGACGGTAGAGCTGGTGAAGTTGGACATTCCATTCTGTATCCAAACGGCAAAAGTTGTCCCTGTGGAAATAAAGGCTGTCTAGAACAATATTGTTCCGATAAAGTACTCCTTGAACAACTTAAAGACAGAAAACAGTTATCCGATGTTACTCCAGATTTATTGGCTGAACTCTATTACGCTCATGATTCGATCGTACTAGAGATTGTTCAACAACATTGCTACAACCTCTCAAAGGGAATAAACAATATTATGACCTTTTTTGCACCCAAGGTTATATTTATGAATAGTTCTGTCATTCGGAGAATTCCTGAAATACTTTCATTAATTAGTGATAACTTGGAAAGTTCCTTTAATAAAGATATTATCATTGAAAATTCAAGTCTTGGTTCTAAAGCATCTTTATTCGGTGCTACCGCGCTAAACATTCGTAATTTCTTAAATATTTCCCATTTAAAAATTATGAATGCGGAATAA
- a CDS encoding AI-2E family transporter, giving the protein MTKKKFHYWLLQILIIAAIIYLCTKISFLFKPVAVLFSTLFVPIIITGFLYFLLNPIVKFLQKNKIPKTLAIIILYVGVIGIIILAIGSIVPMISKQVSELFSNIPKYADDAVKYFQYLNDTKQYKWIMNQEYVKIEDITENLKAYAQTIPSNITNGIGSIISTMTNITITIVTVPFLLFYCFKDGSKFPEALSKFFPSSYRKEGLKIIKDTSETIAAYIQGQVIVALFVGTLSLIGYWIIGLDYALVMALVVAVTNIIPYVGPLIGGAPAVIIALFTSPTQALLVIIVITIAQQIEGNILSPLILGKRLDTHPATIIILLLVAGNLAGILGMILAVPTYAAIKTIVININRLLKARKAAILNTQIPPINDSKI; this is encoded by the coding sequence TTGACAAAGAAGAAATTTCATTATTGGTTACTGCAGATTCTCATCATTGCTGCGATTATTTATCTATGCACCAAAATTTCATTCTTATTTAAGCCAGTTGCCGTATTGTTCTCCACCCTTTTTGTGCCAATTATCATTACTGGTTTCTTATACTTTTTGCTTAATCCAATCGTTAAATTTTTGCAAAAAAATAAAATTCCTAAAACACTCGCCATTATTATTCTTTATGTTGGCGTGATCGGAATTATTATTTTAGCTATTGGTAGTATTGTGCCGATGATTAGTAAGCAGGTCAGTGAATTGTTCAGCAATATTCCCAAATATGCAGATGATGCAGTTAAATATTTCCAATACTTAAATGATACAAAACAGTACAAATGGATTATGAACCAAGAATATGTAAAAATAGAGGATATTACGGAAAACTTAAAAGCATATGCTCAAACGATTCCAAGCAATATAACAAATGGAATTGGCTCAATCATTAGTACCATGACAAATATCACGATAACGATTGTGACAGTACCATTTTTGCTTTTCTATTGCTTTAAAGATGGTAGTAAATTTCCAGAGGCCTTATCGAAATTCTTTCCATCTTCTTATCGAAAAGAAGGCTTAAAAATCATTAAAGATACAAGCGAAACAATCGCTGCCTATATTCAAGGACAAGTTATTGTGGCACTGTTTGTGGGAACCTTATCTTTAATTGGTTATTGGATTATCGGCCTTGATTATGCACTTGTAATGGCTTTAGTTGTTGCTGTTACAAATATCATTCCATATGTTGGGCCATTAATTGGTGGAGCGCCGGCTGTTATCATTGCCCTTTTCACCTCACCAACACAAGCGTTGCTTGTTATTATCGTTATTACCATCGCTCAACAAATTGAAGGGAATATTTTATCACCATTAATTCTTGGAAAAAGATTGGATACTCATCCAGCAACAATCATTATCCTTTTATTAGTGGCAGGAAATTTAGCAGGCATTTTAGGAATGATTCTTGCTGTACCAACATACGCTGCTATCAAAACGATTGTCATTAATATAAATCGCTTACTTAAAGCACGGAAAGCGGCCATTTTAAATACACAAATTCCTCCTATAAATGATTCTAAAATTTAA
- the xylA gene encoding xylose isomerase, producing the protein MEFFPMIKKVKYEGTKTENIFAYRHYNPEEVVLGKTMKEHLRFSMAWWHTLTQDGSDPFGAATNVRNWFGETPMETAKNRVEAGFELMEKMGFEFFCFHDVDIAPEGETLQEFLNNLDVITDLIKEKMDQTGIKLLWNTANMFTNPRFVHGAASSSNAEVFAYAAAQVKKGLEISKKLGGKNYVFWGGREGYESLLNTDLQLEQDNMARLFHMAVEYAKELNHEVQFLIEPKPMEPSKHQYDFDAATTMAFLQKYDLDKYFKLNLEANHATLAGHTFEHEMAVARSYNALGSLDANQGDIMLGWDTDEFPTNIYDTTLAMYQVLENDGIAPGGINFDAKVRRSSFSMEDLILAHIAGMDTFARGLKSAAKLKEDGFFDKEIERRYKSYTTGIGKSIVEGKENLKTLAEYALQHDQIENEPNHLEFLKSRLNDYLV; encoded by the coding sequence ATGGAATTTTTTCCAATGATTAAAAAAGTAAAATATGAAGGAACAAAAACAGAAAATATTTTTGCGTATCGTCACTACAATCCAGAGGAAGTAGTATTAGGAAAAACAATGAAAGAACATTTACGATTCAGCATGGCATGGTGGCATACATTAACACAAGATGGATCCGATCCATTCGGGGCAGCTACAAATGTTCGTAACTGGTTTGGCGAAACGCCAATGGAAACAGCAAAAAATCGAGTAGAAGCTGGCTTTGAATTAATGGAAAAAATGGGCTTTGAATTCTTTTGCTTCCATGATGTAGATATTGCTCCAGAAGGTGAAACTCTTCAAGAGTTCTTAAACAACTTAGATGTAATTACAGATTTAATTAAAGAAAAAATGGATCAAACAGGCATTAAATTACTATGGAATACAGCAAATATGTTTACAAACCCTCGTTTTGTACATGGTGCAGCTTCTTCATCTAATGCAGAAGTGTTCGCATATGCTGCAGCACAAGTGAAAAAAGGATTGGAAATTAGCAAAAAGCTTGGCGGTAAAAATTATGTATTCTGGGGTGGCCGTGAAGGATATGAGTCTCTACTAAATACGGACTTACAATTAGAACAAGATAATATGGCTCGTCTTTTCCATATGGCTGTTGAATATGCAAAAGAATTAAATCATGAAGTTCAATTCTTAATTGAGCCAAAACCAATGGAACCATCAAAACACCAATATGATTTTGATGCAGCTACTACAATGGCATTCTTACAAAAATACGATCTTGATAAATACTTTAAGTTAAACTTAGAAGCAAACCACGCTACATTGGCAGGACATACTTTTGAACATGAAATGGCAGTAGCAAGAAGCTATAATGCACTTGGATCTCTAGATGCAAACCAGGGGGATATAATGCTTGGATGGGATACAGATGAGTTCCCAACTAACATCTATGATACAACTCTAGCAATGTATCAAGTGCTAGAAAATGATGGAATTGCTCCTGGTGGTATCAACTTTGATGCAAAAGTACGCCGTTCTTCATTCTCAATGGAAGATTTAATTCTTGCACATATCGCTGGTATGGATACTTTTGCACGCGGTTTAAAATCAGCGGCAAAATTAAAAGAAGATGGATTCTTCGATAAAGAGATTGAACGCAGATATAAAAGCTATACAACTGGTATCGGTAAATCAATTGTAGAAGGAAAAGAAAACTTAAAAACATTAGCAGAGTATGCATTACAGCATGATCAAATTGAAAACGAACCAAATCATCTAGAATTCTTAAAATCTCGTTTAAACGATTATTTAGTTTAA